In one window of Paenarthrobacter nicotinovorans DNA:
- a CDS encoding L-ribulose-5-phosphate 4-epimerase gives MSNLLDTIAKVREEVCGLHAELTRYELVVWTAGNVSGRIPGHDLMVIKPSGVSYDDLRPELMVVTDLFGTPVRGMNTGSGGTVDWGNPDLSPSSDTAAHAYVYRHMPEVGGVVHTHSTYATAWAARGEEIPCVLTMMGDEFGGPIPVGPFALIGDDSIGQGIVETLKNSNSPAVLMQNHGPFTIGKSAREAVKAAVMCEEVARTVHISRQLGEPLPIDQAKIESLYDRYQNVYGR, from the coding sequence ATGAGCAACCTCCTTGACACCATCGCCAAAGTCCGCGAGGAAGTCTGCGGGCTCCATGCCGAACTGACCCGCTACGAACTGGTGGTCTGGACCGCCGGCAACGTCTCCGGCCGCATCCCCGGGCACGACCTGATGGTCATCAAGCCGTCGGGCGTTTCCTACGATGACCTCAGGCCGGAGCTCATGGTGGTCACCGATCTTTTCGGCACGCCCGTCCGGGGCATGAACACCGGCAGCGGCGGGACAGTTGACTGGGGCAACCCGGACCTTTCACCGTCCTCGGATACCGCTGCGCACGCCTACGTTTACCGGCACATGCCCGAGGTCGGCGGCGTGGTGCACACCCACTCCACCTATGCCACGGCCTGGGCCGCCAGGGGTGAGGAAATCCCTTGTGTGCTCACCATGATGGGCGATGAATTCGGCGGACCGATCCCTGTCGGACCGTTCGCGCTGATCGGCGACGACTCCATCGGCCAGGGCATCGTTGAGACGCTGAAGAACTCCAACTCACCGGCAGTGCTGATGCAGAACCATGGCCCGTTCACCATCGGCAAATCCGCCCGCGAGGCCGTCAAAGCCGCTGTGATGTGCGAGGAAGTGGCCAGGACCGTCCACATTTCGCGCCAGCTCGGGGAGCCCCTGCCCATTGACCAGGCCAAGATCGAGTCCCTGTACGACCGCTACCAGAACGTTTACGGCCGCTGA
- the araA gene encoding L-arabinose isomerase: MPTANNASANSTSLDRYEVWFLTGSQHLYGEDVLKQVAAQSQEIANVLNAAGDVPVKLVWKPVLTDSDAIRRIALEANSNDSVIGVTAWMHTFSPAKMWIQGLDALRKPLLHLHTQANRDLPWADIDFDFMNLNQAAHGDREFGYIQSRLGVPRKTVVGHVSNPEVARQVGAWQRASAGWAAVRTLKLTRFGDNMRNVAVTEGDKTEAELRFGVSVNTWSVNELADAVHGAEESDVDALVAEYERLYEVVDELKAGGARHESLRYSARIELGLRSFLEANGSAAFTTSFEDLGELRQLPGMAVQRLMADGYGFGAEGDWKTAILVRAAKVMGGGLPGGASLMEDYTYHLEPGSEKILGAHMLEVCPSLTARKPRVEIHPLGIGGKEDPVRMVFDTDAGPGVVVALSDMRDRFRLVANVVDVVDLDQPLPNLPVARALWEPKPDFATSAAAWLTAGAAHHTVLSTQVGLDVFEDFAEIAKTELLTIDEDTTIKQFKKELAWNAAYYKLAGGL, encoded by the coding sequence ATGCCCACCGCCAACAACGCCTCCGCCAACTCCACATCGCTTGACCGGTACGAGGTCTGGTTCCTCACCGGCAGCCAGCACCTCTACGGTGAGGACGTCCTCAAGCAGGTCGCCGCGCAGTCGCAGGAGATTGCCAACGTCCTGAACGCTGCCGGCGATGTCCCCGTGAAGCTTGTCTGGAAGCCGGTCCTCACGGACAGCGATGCCATTCGCCGCATCGCACTGGAAGCAAACTCGAATGACTCCGTGATCGGCGTGACCGCCTGGATGCACACCTTCAGCCCTGCCAAGATGTGGATCCAGGGCCTGGACGCACTCCGCAAGCCGTTGCTGCACCTGCACACCCAGGCCAACCGCGACCTCCCCTGGGCGGACATCGACTTCGACTTCATGAACCTCAACCAGGCAGCCCACGGCGACCGCGAGTTCGGGTACATCCAGTCGCGCCTCGGCGTGCCGCGGAAGACCGTCGTCGGGCATGTCAGCAATCCCGAGGTCGCCCGCCAGGTGGGCGCCTGGCAGCGCGCCTCGGCGGGCTGGGCCGCCGTCCGCACGCTGAAGCTGACCCGCTTTGGCGACAACATGCGCAATGTCGCCGTCACCGAAGGCGACAAGACCGAAGCCGAGCTGCGCTTCGGCGTCTCGGTCAACACCTGGTCCGTCAACGAGCTCGCCGATGCCGTCCACGGCGCTGAAGAGTCCGACGTCGACGCCCTGGTTGCGGAGTATGAGCGCCTTTATGAGGTGGTTGACGAGCTGAAGGCAGGCGGCGCCCGCCACGAGTCGCTGCGGTACAGCGCCCGCATCGAACTGGGGTTGCGCAGCTTCCTCGAAGCCAACGGTTCCGCAGCGTTCACCACCTCGTTCGAGGACCTCGGCGAGCTGCGCCAGCTCCCCGGCATGGCTGTCCAGCGCCTCATGGCTGACGGCTACGGCTTCGGCGCAGAGGGCGACTGGAAAACCGCCATCCTGGTGCGGGCTGCCAAAGTCATGGGCGGCGGGCTGCCCGGCGGCGCCTCGCTCATGGAGGACTACACCTACCACCTGGAACCCGGCTCGGAGAAGATCCTGGGCGCCCACATGCTGGAGGTTTGCCCTTCACTGACCGCCAGGAAGCCCCGCGTCGAGATCCACCCGCTGGGCATCGGCGGCAAGGAAGATCCCGTCCGCATGGTCTTCGACACCGACGCCGGACCCGGCGTGGTGGTAGCGCTGTCCGATATGCGCGACCGGTTCCGCTTGGTCGCGAACGTGGTGGACGTCGTCGACCTTGACCAGCCGCTGCCCAACCTTCCGGTGGCCCGCGCGCTCTGGGAGCCGAAGCCCGACTTCGCTACCTCGGCCGCCGCGTGGCTGACTGCCGGCGCTGCGCACCACACGGTATTGTCCACGCAGGTGGGCCTGGACGTGTTCGAGGACTTCGCCGAAATCGCAAAGACCGAACTTCTCACCATTGACGAGGACACCACCATCAAGCAGTTCAAGAAGGAACTCGCCTGGAACGCCGCCTACTACAAACTGGCCGGCGGCCTGTGA
- a CDS encoding aldose 1-epimerase family protein encodes MSAEYTLTAGGYTAVVAARAAALRVLQFEGRDLVVPFPEGGPIPDYRGIIAAPWPNRIADGKYSFDGVEHQVPVNEPERETALHGLAFVLDWALLESDAASLTLTCTVGPSEGYPFVLELSARYELDGKGLRTTVNARNVADVAAPYGVCPHPYLVAGPSPLDEWVLEFAADSFLEVTPDRLLPVGLAPTEGHAFDFRTARTIGSTEIDHAFTDLSFDGGLARLSLRDPAGTGVGMPGVGMSWDGSCKWLQIHTADKPDPLPNRLGLAAEPMTCPPDAFNSGTDLVRLEPGAEHTASWSIYAL; translated from the coding sequence GTGAGCGCTGAATACACGCTGACCGCCGGCGGTTACACGGCTGTTGTGGCCGCCCGCGCCGCAGCGTTGCGTGTCCTGCAGTTCGAGGGCCGGGACCTGGTGGTTCCCTTCCCGGAAGGCGGCCCGATCCCGGACTACCGTGGCATCATCGCCGCGCCGTGGCCCAACAGGATCGCTGATGGCAAGTACAGTTTCGACGGCGTCGAGCATCAGGTGCCGGTTAACGAACCTGAGCGGGAAACAGCGCTGCATGGCCTCGCCTTTGTGCTCGATTGGGCCCTGTTGGAGTCCGACGCCGCTTCGCTCACCCTCACCTGCACCGTGGGACCAAGCGAGGGCTACCCGTTCGTACTGGAGCTCTCGGCACGATATGAGCTGGACGGGAAGGGCCTGCGCACCACCGTGAACGCACGCAACGTGGCCGACGTCGCTGCACCCTACGGCGTCTGCCCCCACCCGTACCTGGTGGCAGGTCCGTCGCCACTGGATGAATGGGTGCTTGAGTTCGCCGCAGACTCGTTCCTCGAGGTGACACCTGACAGGCTCCTGCCGGTGGGTCTTGCCCCCACGGAGGGCCACGCTTTCGATTTCCGCACCGCCCGGACCATCGGCAGCACAGAGATCGATCATGCCTTCACGGACCTCTCGTTCGACGGCGGGCTGGCGCGGCTGTCACTGCGCGACCCGGCGGGCACCGGAGTCGGTATGCCCGGTGTTGGTATGTCATGGGACGGAAGCTGCAAGTGGCTGCAGATCCATACCGCCGACAAGCCCGACCCCCTGCCCAACCGGCTGGGCCTGGCGGCGGAGCCCATGACGTGTCCACCCGATGCCTTCAACAGCGGCACGGACCTGGTCCGGCTTGAACCCGGCGCAGAACATACGGCGTCCTGGAGCATCTACGCGCTATAG
- a CDS encoding carboxylesterase/lipase family protein: protein MTPSLSQEFAEVPTTAGAVRGRWREGSAAFLGIPYAEPPIGDLRFAEPVPHRPWEGVRDALDYGATPQRKLPDSELIITPEPSIPGDSILNLNVFTPSPSRNPDDGLPVLVWIHGGGFIAGSPASPWYDGVSFNRDGVVTVSISYRLGFDGFGWIPDAPNNRGVLDWILALEWVRDNIEAFGGDPSRVTIAGQSAGGGAVMTLLTVSRARALFERVISLSGVPTERTLGQAEAAGRRLAQLGGVEATRAGLSALSEERVLELQAEVAGMGGTPQNADPIGSLADLMRDGLVFGPVVDGVLIPGPTVEAMRLGNGSDKALLVGCTDHEFNMSTAGAGPLLPKEPDAALLERLGASPEIAEAYLASHGGLPSEVLAGQYVSDRIFRTPTLNVAEARAGSAAPTWVYRFAWRSPVTGDAGHCFDIPFFFDVTSAERVAAIAGDEPPAALAADVHGAAVAFIRDGQPGWTPWDAGDHQVRVFDEPSIDVEDGYADVRLLQHVPSVR, encoded by the coding sequence ATGACCCCGTCACTTTCCCAGGAGTTCGCAGAAGTCCCGACGACGGCAGGAGCCGTACGTGGGCGCTGGCGGGAAGGCTCCGCAGCCTTCCTCGGAATACCGTATGCCGAACCACCCATCGGCGACCTTCGTTTCGCTGAGCCCGTGCCGCACCGGCCATGGGAGGGCGTCAGGGATGCCCTCGACTATGGAGCCACGCCGCAGCGGAAACTTCCGGACTCGGAGCTGATCATCACTCCGGAGCCCTCCATTCCCGGCGACTCCATCCTCAACCTGAACGTGTTCACCCCAAGCCCTTCCAGGAACCCGGACGATGGCCTCCCTGTGCTGGTCTGGATCCATGGTGGCGGCTTCATCGCCGGCTCGCCGGCGAGCCCCTGGTACGACGGTGTTTCGTTCAACCGGGACGGTGTGGTGACCGTCAGCATCTCCTATCGCCTGGGGTTCGACGGATTTGGCTGGATTCCGGACGCACCCAACAACAGGGGCGTTCTGGACTGGATCCTCGCCCTTGAATGGGTCCGCGACAACATTGAAGCTTTCGGTGGGGATCCCTCCCGCGTGACGATTGCGGGTCAGTCCGCTGGAGGGGGAGCAGTGATGACCTTGCTCACGGTGTCTCGTGCCCGGGCACTGTTCGAGAGGGTCATTTCGCTCTCCGGAGTCCCCACCGAGAGGACGCTGGGCCAGGCGGAGGCCGCCGGCCGCCGCCTGGCCCAGTTGGGGGGAGTCGAAGCGACGCGCGCCGGCTTGTCGGCACTTTCCGAGGAACGCGTCCTTGAACTGCAGGCTGAAGTAGCGGGGATGGGTGGGACGCCCCAAAATGCAGACCCCATCGGGTCGCTCGCTGACCTCATGCGGGACGGCCTGGTATTTGGGCCGGTGGTTGACGGCGTTCTGATCCCGGGGCCAACGGTTGAGGCCATGCGCCTGGGGAACGGTTCGGACAAGGCTCTGTTGGTGGGCTGCACTGACCATGAGTTCAACATGTCGACGGCGGGTGCCGGCCCGTTGTTGCCCAAGGAGCCGGACGCGGCCCTGCTGGAAAGGTTGGGTGCCTCGCCGGAGATAGCCGAAGCCTACTTGGCAAGCCACGGGGGGCTTCCGAGCGAGGTCCTGGCGGGCCAATATGTTTCCGACAGGATTTTCCGCACGCCTACCCTGAACGTTGCCGAGGCCCGTGCCGGCTCGGCGGCACCCACGTGGGTTTACCGCTTTGCTTGGCGGTCACCGGTCACCGGGGATGCCGGCCATTGCTTCGACATCCCGTTCTTCTTTGATGTGACCTCGGCCGAACGTGTGGCCGCGATAGCCGGCGACGAACCGCCCGCGGCTTTGGCTGCGGACGTGCACGGAGCGGCGGTGGCCTTCATCCGGGATGGCCAGCCGGGGTGGACACCCTGGGACGCTGGTGACCACCAGGTGCGGGTCTTCGACGAGCCAAGCATCGACGTCGAGGACGGTTACGCGGACGTGCGGCTCCTGCAACACGTCCCCTCGGTCCGGTAG
- a CDS encoding MFS transporter, which yields MSTPLPEINSMPPSAQVAEPAQVTGSAQVTGSVQPSPFAPISDEPSPATATSRPAGRGLLPSLAITSMVLFATYSGLIAVLLPNQVAAIDEANKVANFATISTVSFFFTLFAQPVVGALSDRTRSRLGRRAPWMLIGAAIGAVFLMGLGGLESIFWIVCFWVIIQVSLNALQGPFSAIVPDRFPRERRGIASSMVGVGTMAGSTAGVILAGNLAGNVGLGYTVFGIAVLVAALLFVLLHRDFPSRNVTHPPFQWKQFLAGFVISPRQHPDFAWAFAARFLFTLGYFVVFTFQLYILTDYVGLALAEANASIGLLSLAGLGSTLISVSLGGWWSDRIGKRKVFVYVASALMVLGLLMPVIMPDITGMIAMGVVNGFGFGLYMACDTALMTEVLPGGGTAAAKDLGILNIATNIPQAMSPVVASVLISSFGGYPALFIFGMAAVAIAAVVLVPIKSVR from the coding sequence GTGTCCACACCCCTGCCTGAGATCAATTCCATGCCCCCGTCTGCGCAGGTTGCAGAGCCTGCGCAAGTCACCGGGTCTGCGCAGGTCACCGGCTCCGTGCAGCCCTCCCCGTTCGCTCCGATCAGCGATGAACCTTCGCCCGCAACAGCAACAAGCCGGCCGGCCGGCAGGGGCCTGTTGCCGTCGCTGGCCATCACCTCCATGGTCCTGTTCGCCACCTACTCCGGACTCATCGCAGTGCTTCTGCCAAACCAGGTGGCCGCCATCGACGAGGCCAACAAGGTAGCCAACTTCGCCACCATTTCCACGGTCTCGTTCTTCTTCACGCTGTTCGCCCAACCCGTTGTGGGGGCGCTCAGTGACCGGACACGGAGCAGGCTCGGCAGGCGGGCGCCCTGGATGCTTATCGGAGCCGCGATTGGCGCGGTGTTCCTCATGGGACTCGGCGGCCTCGAATCGATCTTCTGGATAGTGTGCTTTTGGGTGATCATCCAGGTGTCGCTGAATGCTTTGCAGGGCCCGTTCTCTGCGATTGTCCCGGACAGGTTTCCCCGGGAACGCCGGGGGATCGCCTCGTCCATGGTCGGTGTGGGCACGATGGCCGGCTCCACTGCCGGTGTGATCCTGGCAGGCAACCTCGCCGGCAATGTAGGCCTGGGCTATACGGTGTTCGGCATTGCAGTCCTGGTGGCCGCGCTGCTGTTTGTCCTGCTGCACCGCGACTTCCCCAGCAGGAACGTGACGCATCCCCCGTTCCAGTGGAAGCAGTTCCTCGCAGGATTCGTCATCAGCCCCCGGCAGCACCCCGACTTCGCGTGGGCCTTCGCGGCCCGCTTCCTCTTCACCCTTGGCTACTTCGTGGTCTTCACTTTCCAGCTGTACATCCTGACGGACTACGTCGGCCTGGCGCTCGCAGAAGCCAACGCCAGCATTGGCCTGCTGAGCCTGGCCGGCCTCGGCAGCACCCTGATCTCCGTTTCGCTGGGTGGCTGGTGGAGTGACCGCATCGGCAAGCGCAAGGTGTTCGTCTACGTAGCGTCCGCATTGATGGTGCTGGGGCTGTTGATGCCGGTGATCATGCCGGACATCACCGGCATGATCGCCATGGGCGTCGTCAACGGATTCGGCTTCGGACTCTACATGGCCTGCGACACGGCCCTGATGACCGAAGTCCTCCCCGGTGGCGGTACCGCCGCCGCAAAGGACCTCGGAATTCTCAACATCGCCACCAACATCCCGCAGGCAATGAGTCCGGTCGTTGCCAGCGTGCTGATCAGTTCTTTTGGCGGATACCCCGCCCTCTTCATTTTCGGCATGGCAGCGGTGGCGATCGCCGCCGTCGTGCTTGTCCCCATCAAAAGCGTCCGATAG
- a CDS encoding ROK family protein, producing the protein MVNHVRGSGAPGLESASSLVSGDVRRHNLELVAGHLVEHGPSSRSQIADGTGLTRGAVTALTRLLVEAGTIREVEPVSAGGKGRPQTLLELAADDVALVALQLDADEVTAVLASLAGDVLFRHSEHHGRPMGDPEPVLDVLAAVLERAVAAAGGMGRRVVDVTVVVFAPVLGNPPMVFGDSDMGWGEVDVLDGLRKRVPGLPESLSLHSDAGFAAMAEFDLLPGVKDMVYLKSNSGIGGAVILDGRLLTGAHSLAGGFGHLPMDHQGERCVCGQRGCLVLVAGPDVVLKSAGLGEELESLGLGSALGELTERIARGDARAVEAFDAAADWVARALHVISRTLDPQTVVLGGYWSVLADRIARSFAEHAPISPSPDSYLPTIRAGQLENDATLLGAIRESRKRLLREPLEVRLI; encoded by the coding sequence ATGGTCAACCACGTACGTGGCTCCGGGGCGCCGGGGCTTGAATCCGCCAGTTCGCTCGTCAGCGGTGACGTGCGCCGACATAACCTCGAACTGGTGGCTGGACACCTCGTGGAGCACGGTCCCAGTTCCCGCAGCCAGATTGCCGACGGCACGGGGTTGACGCGCGGCGCAGTGACAGCGTTGACCAGGTTGCTGGTGGAGGCCGGGACTATCCGGGAAGTTGAACCGGTCTCTGCGGGCGGAAAAGGCCGGCCGCAGACACTCCTGGAATTGGCCGCCGATGACGTAGCCCTGGTGGCCCTTCAACTGGACGCCGATGAGGTCACCGCAGTGCTTGCCTCCTTGGCCGGAGACGTCTTGTTCCGCCATTCGGAACATCACGGACGGCCCATGGGGGACCCGGAGCCTGTGTTGGACGTCTTGGCGGCAGTGCTGGAGCGTGCTGTGGCAGCGGCCGGGGGAATGGGCCGCCGCGTGGTGGATGTGACAGTGGTGGTCTTTGCACCGGTGCTTGGTAATCCGCCCATGGTCTTCGGCGATTCGGACATGGGCTGGGGCGAAGTGGATGTCCTTGATGGGCTTCGAAAGCGGGTCCCTGGATTACCGGAGAGCCTCTCCCTGCATTCGGACGCCGGATTCGCGGCCATGGCTGAATTCGATCTGCTCCCCGGCGTCAAGGACATGGTCTATCTGAAGAGCAATTCAGGAATCGGAGGGGCGGTCATTCTCGACGGCCGGCTCCTCACGGGAGCCCATAGCCTGGCGGGCGGCTTCGGACACCTTCCCATGGACCATCAAGGGGAACGCTGTGTCTGCGGGCAACGCGGTTGCCTGGTCCTGGTCGCCGGACCTGACGTTGTCCTGAAATCTGCCGGGCTGGGTGAAGAACTGGAATCCTTGGGCCTGGGCAGTGCCTTGGGGGAGCTGACCGAACGGATTGCACGCGGCGACGCGCGCGCAGTCGAGGCTTTCGACGCCGCGGCGGACTGGGTTGCCCGGGCCCTTCACGTCATCAGCCGTACCCTCGACCCCCAGACGGTGGTGCTGGGCGGATACTGGTCCGTGCTGGCTGACCGGATAGCCCGCTCCTTCGCCGAGCACGCACCGATCTCTCCTTCGCCGGACAGCTACCTGCCCACTATCCGGGCCGGGCAACTGGAGAACGACGCGACGCTCCTCGGAGCGATCCGGGAATCGAGAAAACGGTTGCTCCGGGAGCCGCTCGAGGTGCGTTTAATTTAA
- a CDS encoding substrate-binding periplasmic protein — MKPRMIASAVAAVTLAAALSGCGGSTEAAGSKTAADCKPASQFNTMKKGTLTVAVYEAPPYVTFKGNELGGVDGDILMGFAKKECLDIATVSAAAAAVIPTVQGGRADIATGGWWRSAARAEILALTDPIYTDQMVLISKDGLTKASDLKGKKVGTVNGNVWVDDAKNYLGGDLQLYKAPVDLFQDLKSGRIDVGIDGFGEAHNNSNGLKVEVMEPDSTIKASLEPPQTCLPVTKDNAGLLAALNAYVDGLRKDGSLEKIVVNNGFPASSINTGAARLIA, encoded by the coding sequence ATGAAACCACGAATGATCGCGTCGGCCGTGGCCGCCGTGACGCTGGCCGCTGCTCTCAGCGGCTGTGGCGGCAGCACCGAAGCCGCAGGGTCCAAGACCGCAGCCGACTGCAAGCCGGCCTCCCAGTTCAACACCATGAAGAAGGGAACCCTGACGGTGGCCGTGTATGAGGCGCCGCCGTATGTGACTTTCAAGGGCAATGAACTCGGCGGGGTAGACGGCGATATCCTCATGGGCTTCGCCAAGAAGGAGTGCCTGGACATCGCCACGGTTTCAGCTGCCGCTGCAGCCGTCATTCCGACGGTCCAGGGCGGACGCGCCGACATCGCAACCGGTGGTTGGTGGCGTTCGGCGGCACGCGCGGAAATCCTGGCTCTGACCGACCCCATCTACACCGACCAGATGGTCCTGATTTCCAAGGATGGCCTGACAAAGGCCTCTGACCTGAAGGGCAAGAAGGTCGGCACGGTCAATGGCAATGTCTGGGTGGACGATGCCAAGAACTACCTGGGTGGCGACCTCCAGCTCTACAAGGCCCCTGTGGACCTGTTCCAGGACCTGAAGTCCGGCCGGATCGATGTTGGGATTGATGGATTCGGTGAGGCCCACAACAACAGCAATGGCTTGAAGGTCGAGGTCATGGAGCCGGACAGTACCATCAAGGCCTCCCTCGAACCTCCCCAGACCTGCCTCCCGGTCACCAAGGACAACGCAGGACTACTGGCAGCCCTGAACGCTTATGTTGACGGGCTGCGGAAGGACGGCAGCCTGGAGAAGATCGTGGTCAACAACGGCTTCCCCGCATCTTCCATCAACACCGGGGCGGCACGGCTGATCGCCTGA
- a CDS encoding amino acid ABC transporter permease gives MTFFNDWADYFPDLLGGLGVSLQLTLVTLLIGLPAGLLLALGAGSRNKVLRMITITVIEIGRGTPALVVLQLFYFGLPSAGMTLTSFVAASLALAFTTAAYTSEILRGGLQAVPGGEVEAAHALGMARRDILRFVVIPQGVRIAIPPLMGFAIMVFQATSLAYTIAMPELMSQAYSIGSITFRYLSILTLAGLMYALITIPASSLSNFVEHRLARHR, from the coding sequence ATGACATTCTTCAACGATTGGGCGGACTATTTCCCGGACCTGCTTGGCGGGCTGGGCGTCAGCCTCCAACTCACACTCGTCACTTTGCTGATCGGCCTGCCCGCCGGATTGCTCCTGGCCCTGGGTGCCGGTTCCCGGAACAAAGTCCTACGGATGATCACCATCACTGTGATCGAAATAGGCCGTGGAACACCCGCCCTGGTGGTGCTGCAGTTGTTCTACTTCGGCCTTCCCAGTGCCGGCATGACGCTGACGTCCTTCGTGGCTGCATCGTTGGCGCTGGCATTCACTACGGCCGCTTACACCAGCGAGATCCTTCGCGGGGGCCTGCAGGCTGTTCCCGGGGGCGAGGTGGAAGCCGCGCATGCGCTGGGAATGGCCCGACGCGACATCCTGCGTTTTGTTGTGATTCCACAAGGAGTCAGAATCGCCATCCCGCCGCTCATGGGATTCGCGATCATGGTGTTCCAGGCAACCTCCCTGGCCTACACCATTGCCATGCCGGAATTGATGAGCCAGGCCTACTCCATCGGTTCCATCACTTTCCGCTACCTGAGCATCCTTACCCTCGCGGGCCTGATGTACGCCTTGATTACCATTCCCGCGAGTTCCCTGAGCAACTTCGTTGAGCATCGTTTGGCGCGTCACCGTTGA
- a CDS encoding amino acid ABC transporter permease, which translates to MEALAVVSQGVTMTLLLTLSSFLLGAIGGIPLALARRSRIPAVRFISRAVIELLRGIPPLAWLFIIYFGIGTGVIELSSFAAAVIGFGLVASAYMAEIYRGGLTAIHEGQWEASDALGLSRGATLATVIGPQVLRVSIPAAATFAIGLLKDSSVASVIGVQDTIYWASHESTVSGDAIVPFLYAAGLYVAMTIPCAWATRQLDSRLRKRVAR; encoded by the coding sequence GTGGAGGCCTTGGCCGTGGTTTCGCAGGGCGTCACCATGACCCTCCTGCTGACCCTCTCATCATTCCTGCTGGGAGCCATCGGAGGAATTCCCTTGGCGCTTGCCCGCCGGTCCCGGATACCAGCGGTCCGGTTCATTTCCCGCGCCGTCATCGAGTTGCTGAGGGGCATCCCTCCGCTGGCGTGGTTGTTCATCATCTACTTCGGCATCGGAACCGGCGTGATCGAACTGAGCTCCTTCGCCGCTGCCGTCATCGGGTTCGGGCTGGTGGCTTCGGCCTACATGGCGGAGATCTACCGCGGCGGCCTGACCGCCATCCATGAAGGCCAGTGGGAAGCCAGTGACGCATTGGGACTCTCCCGGGGCGCGACATTGGCCACCGTTATCGGGCCGCAGGTCCTTCGCGTTTCGATCCCGGCGGCTGCCACCTTCGCCATTGGTTTGTTGAAGGACTCCTCCGTGGCATCAGTCATCGGGGTGCAGGACACCATCTACTGGGCCAGCCATGAGTCCACGGTCAGTGGTGACGCCATTGTTCCGTTCCTCTACGCCGCCGGACTGTATGTCGCCATGACCATTCCCTGCGCCTGGGCCACCCGACAGCTGGACAGCAGGCTCCGGAAGCGGGTTGCGCGATGA
- a CDS encoding amino acid ABC transporter ATP-binding protein, whose product MQEATRQDPIAISLESVTKRYGDHTVINDVSLSVREGEVIAIIGPSGAGKSTLLRCINLLEVPDSGRITVEGNHVDAGHQISHKDLVRLRRNVGMVFQSFNLFPHMTVLRNISLPQERVLGRNTKDADARSLALLERVGLADKARQYPSRCSGGQQQRIAIARALALDPRVMLFDEPTSALDPEVGLEVLAVMRELAAEGMTMVVVTHEMQFAKDVSDRVVVMAEGAILEEGDPAVVFTAPTMDRTRKFLRAVLER is encoded by the coding sequence ATGCAAGAAGCCACCCGGCAGGACCCGATCGCCATATCGCTTGAGTCCGTCACCAAACGGTATGGGGACCATACGGTGATCAACGACGTGTCATTGTCCGTGCGGGAGGGCGAGGTGATCGCCATCATCGGACCCAGCGGAGCCGGCAAGAGCACGCTGCTGCGATGCATCAACCTGCTGGAGGTTCCGGACAGCGGCAGGATCACGGTGGAAGGAAACCACGTGGACGCCGGACACCAGATCAGCCACAAGGACCTGGTCCGCCTGCGCCGCAATGTGGGCATGGTGTTCCAGTCGTTCAACCTGTTCCCGCACATGACCGTGCTGCGGAACATCTCGCTTCCACAGGAACGCGTCCTCGGCCGCAACACCAAGGACGCCGACGCGCGCTCGCTGGCACTGCTTGAGCGGGTGGGGCTCGCGGACAAAGCCCGGCAGTATCCCAGCCGGTGCTCGGGCGGACAGCAGCAGCGGATCGCCATTGCACGGGCATTGGCCCTGGACCCCCGGGTGATGCTCTTCGACGAGCCCACGTCGGCACTGGACCCCGAGGTGGGGCTCGAAGTCCTTGCCGTCATGCGTGAGCTTGCTGCCGAAGGGATGACCATGGTGGTGGTCACCCACGAGATGCAGTTCGCCAAGGATGTCTCCGACAGGGTGGTGGTCATGGCCGAAGGCGCCATCCTCGAGGAAGGCGATCCCGCCGTCGTCTTCACGGCCCCCACCATGGACCGAACGCGGAAGTTCCTCCGCGCCGTCCTGGAGCGCTGA